A stretch of the Acyrthosiphon pisum isolate AL4f chromosome A2, pea_aphid_22Mar2018_4r6ur, whole genome shotgun sequence genome encodes the following:
- the LOC103309326 gene encoding uncharacterized protein LOC103309326 has protein sequence MKRFLVNKSTVSTDKSITTNLTNLTPTDAKQLESSFDEEVFDISDNIDEQAVQPSISLFPRRMIYNKYRSFNSSWYSKYPWIEYSKQKDRIYCYYCRHFAINVSNTSGQHVFIKQGYYDWKRINY, from the coding sequence atgaaacgatttttagtaaataaatcaACGGTGAGTACGGACAAGTCGATCACAACAAATTTAACGAATTTAACTCCAACTGATGCAAAACAGTTAGAATCTAGTTTTGATGAAGAAGTGTTTGACATTAGTGACAATATTGATGAACAAGCAGTTCAGCCTAGTATTTCCTTGTTTCCTCGTCGGatgatatacaataaatatcgATCATTCAATTCGTCATGGTATTCAAAATATCCATGGATTGAGTATTCTAAACAAAAAGAcagaatttattgttattactgtcGGCATTTCGCTATAAATGTAAGTAATACATCTGGAcaacatgtttttattaaacaagGCTATTATGATTGGAAACGAATAAATTACTGA